One segment of Fuscovulum ytuae DNA contains the following:
- a CDS encoding aminomethyltransferase family protein has product MTNSWRFSTLGDRHRALGSNLEDWSGMGTAWSYDGDPDAEYMAIRTKAGLMDVSGLKKVHITGPAASHVIERATTRNMEKLMPGRSVYACMLNDAGKFIEDCVIYRLAPNSFMVVHGSGQGHEQLTMAATGRDVSVRFDDNTHDLSLQGPLAVDYLEKHVPGIRQLPYFSQMQTSLFGKPAMISRTGYTGERGYELFVRGQDAPMIWDRILDEGKSMGIIPCRFTTLDLLRTESYLLFFPFDNSEMYPFEDEGPGDTLWELGLDFTVSPGKVGFRGAEEHYRLKGKERFKIWGLKMEGTNVPGNGAPIYRDGKKVGVVTQAMYSPLNKHNIAIARIPVDCANNETKLVVNCATHGEIAAVTHSMPFYDVEKKRRTAKD; this is encoded by the coding sequence ATGACGAATTCGTGGCGCTTTTCCACGCTGGGTGATCGGCACCGCGCGCTGGGATCGAACCTTGAAGATTGGAGCGGGATGGGAACCGCTTGGTCCTATGACGGGGACCCGGATGCCGAATACATGGCGATCCGCACCAAGGCCGGGCTGATGGATGTGTCAGGCCTGAAGAAGGTCCATATCACGGGGCCTGCCGCCAGCCATGTGATTGAACGCGCCACCACTCGGAACATGGAAAAGCTGATGCCGGGCCGGTCGGTCTATGCCTGCATGCTGAACGATGCGGGCAAGTTCATCGAGGATTGCGTCATCTATCGCCTTGCCCCCAACAGCTTCATGGTGGTGCACGGGTCGGGACAGGGGCATGAGCAGCTGACCATGGCCGCGACGGGACGCGATGTTTCGGTCCGCTTCGACGACAACACCCATGACCTGTCGCTGCAGGGCCCGCTGGCGGTGGACTATCTGGAAAAGCACGTCCCCGGCATCCGGCAGCTTCCCTATTTCTCTCAGATGCAGACCAGTCTGTTCGGCAAGCCCGCCATGATCTCGCGCACCGGTTACACCGGTGAGCGGGGGTATGAGCTGTTCGTGCGCGGTCAGGATGCGCCGATGATCTGGGATCGCATTCTGGACGAAGGCAAATCGATGGGGATCATCCCCTGCAGGTTCACCACGCTCGACCTCCTGCGCACTGAGAGCTATCTCTTGTTCTTCCCCTTCGACAATTCCGAGATGTATCCGTTCGAGGATGAAGGGCCGGGCGATACGCTGTGGGAGCTGGGTCTCGACTTCACCGTATCCCCTGGCAAGGTGGGCTTCCGTGGCGCGGAAGAGCATTACCGCCTGAAGGGCAAGGAACGGTTCAAGATTTGGGGCCTGAAGATGGAAGGCACCAACGTGCCGGGCAATGGCGCGCCGATCTATCGGGATGGCAAGAAGGTGGGGGTTGTGACGCAGGCGATGTATTCGCCGCTGAACAAGCACAACATCGCCATCGCGCGTATTCCGGTGGATTGCGCCAATAACGAAACGAAACTGGTGGTGAACTGCGCCACGCATGGCGAGATTGCCGCCGTGACGCATTCGATGCCCTTCTATGACGTGGAAAAGAAGCGGCGTACCGCCAAGGACTGA
- a CDS encoding dimethylamine monooxygenase subunit DmmA family protein, whose amino-acid sequence MSQTVFEKSIRSRPVYGVLQPRAGTAHLCVADGEGAGAIRDLFAKAGEAAAAMLEKTHIIYVPGANGTDEFASLEALGAAQCHRSPSFWAAEPRLRKVLADAHMGLQVYLAGTETLIGLAQRDVMEAGLPHDAVQTEHRGSLARRVQCVHCKGITENVTTDPFVCSHCGLNLFVRDHYSRRLAAFQGVNIDAEDPGQVPPAVERFK is encoded by the coding sequence ATGAGCCAGACCGTTTTCGAAAAATCGATCCGCAGCCGCCCTGTCTATGGTGTGCTGCAACCGCGTGCGGGCACGGCGCATCTTTGCGTGGCCGATGGTGAAGGGGCGGGCGCGATCCGTGATCTTTTTGCCAAGGCCGGGGAAGCTGCCGCCGCGATGCTGGAAAAGACGCACATCATTTATGTGCCTGGTGCGAATGGCACGGATGAATTCGCGAGTCTTGAGGCACTCGGGGCCGCGCAATGCCACCGATCGCCGTCCTTCTGGGCGGCGGAACCGCGGCTGCGCAAGGTGCTGGCCGATGCCCATATGGGCCTGCAGGTCTATCTGGCGGGAACCGAGACGCTGATCGGTCTGGCGCAGCGCGATGTGATGGAGGCAGGGCTTCCCCATGACGCGGTGCAGACCGAACATCGCGGGTCGCTGGCCCGCCGCGTGCAATGCGTGCATTGCAAGGGCATCACCGAAAACGTGACGACCGATCCCTTCGTCTGTTCCCATTGCGGGCTGAACCTGTTCGTCCGCGACCACTACTCCCGCCGCCTTGCGGCCTTTCAGGGGGTGAATATCGACGCCGAGGATCCCGGACAGGTTCCCCCGGCGGTGGAGCGTTTCAAATGA
- a CDS encoding PDR/VanB family oxidoreductase has protein sequence MSVGAPRLDVVVTEVVEVNALIKRFRFERADGEDMPHFSGGSHVVVEMDDHGTRRMNPYSLMSDPSDTKGYEISVRRDEVGRGGSLYMHRHVVPGMRMQIGHPVNLFPPDARARKHLFLAGGIGITPFMSMMAQLAPMGQRFELHYSVRSEALGAYADRLRDAYHERVHIYVDDKGQAIDLKTLLSTQPLGTHLYVCGPKGMIEWVKTTAAGLGWPANTVHSEEFLAPPVGQPFTVELAASGKMVQVGAAQSILEAIEAAGVDAPYLCRGGACGQCETNVIRCDGHIHHHDHWLSDEEKASGTKIMPCVSRFEGKSLVLDR, from the coding sequence ATGAGCGTCGGGGCCCCCAGACTGGATGTTGTCGTGACCGAGGTGGTGGAGGTGAACGCCCTCATCAAACGGTTCCGTTTCGAACGTGCGGATGGCGAAGACATGCCGCATTTCTCTGGCGGGTCGCATGTGGTGGTCGAGATGGACGACCATGGCACGCGCCGGATGAACCCCTATTCGCTGATGTCCGATCCTTCAGATACAAAGGGATACGAAATCTCGGTCCGAAGGGATGAGGTTGGGCGGGGCGGATCGCTTTACATGCACCGTCATGTCGTGCCGGGGATGCGGATGCAAATCGGCCATCCGGTGAACCTGTTCCCGCCGGATGCGCGGGCGCGAAAGCACCTGTTCCTTGCAGGCGGCATCGGGATCACGCCCTTCATGTCGATGATGGCCCAGCTTGCGCCAATGGGGCAGCGGTTCGAACTCCACTATTCCGTGCGCTCCGAGGCGCTGGGGGCCTATGCGGACCGCTTACGCGACGCCTATCACGAACGCGTCCATATCTATGTCGATGACAAGGGGCAGGCGATTGACCTGAAGACCCTGCTGTCTACCCAACCCCTTGGCACGCATCTTTATGTCTGCGGGCCGAAGGGGATGATCGAATGGGTAAAAACCACGGCGGCGGGCCTGGGCTGGCCCGCCAATACCGTGCATTCCGAGGAATTCCTCGCCCCGCCCGTGGGCCAGCCCTTCACGGTTGAACTGGCGGCATCGGGCAAGATGGTGCAGGTCGGCGCCGCGCAGTCGATCCTTGAGGCGATAGAGGCCGCGGGTGTGGATGCCCCCTATCTTTGCCGTGGCGGGGCCTGCGGACAGTGCGAGACGAATGTCATCCGCTGCGACGGACATATCCACCACCACGACCACTGGCTTTCGGATGAAGAAAAAGCTAGCGGCACCAAGATCATGCCATGCGTGTCGCGGTTCGAGGGCAAATCCCTCGTCCTTGACCGCTAA
- a CDS encoding heme-dependent oxidative N-demethylase family protein encodes MGFEFNNETFRNDFTFKNSERAIKRFPFPFDRDDYMYSVNMEPHVPGRPGSVFEHAFDVDEHYLAEMRDRELVLKEDPLRCQSLPHMELAGWDLLELIMESKARDYPHWFELHKTGKRWTWINKPMQIEQTFTFLDPSTLPYGPMEYITRQAQGDFTLQDQRDENLWIEAGMVTTQADWSLDFDIGMGFHEWHAPVPLAHEKGVFDRALKFLLKLQHGAPVRRFNWTHTVDPLLDTSPETYPKWGPTRTEITMDNLGQRMHLRVELQTLWRLPRSNAIAFPIRCYLIKYDELVTIPKWARRLHRVVRDIHPDLAAYKGFLRNRDLMTAWLAQYDDGAPTSPGWWPED; translated from the coding sequence ATGGGATTCGAGTTCAACAACGAGACATTCCGCAACGATTTCACCTTCAAGAACTCGGAGCGGGCGATCAAACGCTTCCCATTCCCCTTTGACCGGGACGACTACATGTATTCGGTCAATATGGAACCGCATGTGCCGGGCCGTCCCGGATCGGTGTTCGAACACGCCTTCGACGTGGATGAACACTACCTTGCTGAAATGCGCGACCGGGAACTGGTCCTGAAGGAAGACCCGCTGCGCTGCCAATCCCTGCCGCATATGGAATTGGCGGGCTGGGACCTGCTTGAACTGATCATGGAAAGCAAGGCGCGGGATTACCCGCATTGGTTTGAACTGCACAAGACCGGCAAGCGTTGGACTTGGATCAACAAGCCGATGCAGATCGAACAGACCTTCACCTTCCTTGATCCCTCGACGCTGCCTTATGGCCCGATGGAATACATCACCCGCCAAGCGCAGGGTGATTTCACCTTGCAGGATCAGCGCGACGAAAACCTCTGGATCGAAGCCGGGATGGTGACGACGCAGGCCGACTGGTCCTTGGATTTCGACATCGGGATGGGCTTTCATGAATGGCACGCCCCCGTGCCGCTTGCGCATGAAAAGGGGGTTTTCGACCGCGCGCTGAAATTCCTGCTGAAACTTCAGCACGGCGCACCGGTGCGGCGGTTCAATTGGACCCATACGGTGGACCCTCTGCTGGATACGAGCCCGGAGACCTATCCCAAATGGGGCCCGACCCGGACCGAGATCACGATGGACAACCTTGGCCAGCGCATGCATCTGCGGGTGGAATTGCAGACCCTGTGGCGGCTGCCCCGGTCCAATGCCATCGCCTTCCCGATCCGCTGCTATCTGATCAAATATGATGAGTTGGTGACCATCCCGAAATGGGCCCGCCGCTTGCATCGGGTGGTGCGCGACATCCATCCCGATCTGGCCGCCTATAAGGGGTTCCTCAGGAACCGCGATCTGATGACGGCATGGCTTGCGCAATATGACGATGGCGCGCCCACCTCGCCCGGTTGGTGGCCAGAGGACTGA
- a CDS encoding GlxA family transcriptional regulator, with protein sequence MAKPVSEAGKPTVLGFLLFPGFPMACLTSAIEPLRAANEIVGRREFSWKLLAEEAGPVRSSAEVKFDPDATLTEAGELDYLFFLSMPQSQFVHPKRSNAQVRWMDRSGVVLGGFSGGIFPLVRSGVMGGHVCSVHWCYDAAFKAEFADIAVSQSVIIRDRRRHTASGAGAVFDLMLRMIEEKLGRDTMTEVACWFQHPFVRADDATQKVPVQKRGGTDDMLPDMIRQAIRVFADHIEDPVQISDVAEALGISERHLERSFKQATGQSPLKYYRLLRLKKARQKVLYSTQTITEIALSVGYASSTPMTRHYAEAFGVNPADERRRLVGLRGLAGALPPSE encoded by the coding sequence GTGGCAAAGCCCGTCTCCGAGGCAGGCAAGCCCACGGTGCTGGGCTTTCTGCTCTTTCCCGGTTTCCCGATGGCCTGCCTTACCTCGGCCATCGAACCTTTGCGCGCTGCGAATGAAATCGTGGGGCGACGCGAATTTTCGTGGAAACTTCTGGCCGAAGAGGCAGGCCCGGTGCGGTCATCCGCCGAGGTGAAGTTCGACCCCGACGCCACGCTGACCGAGGCCGGGGAACTCGACTACCTCTTCTTCCTCTCCATGCCGCAATCGCAATTCGTTCACCCGAAACGGTCAAACGCGCAGGTGCGCTGGATGGATCGGTCGGGCGTGGTGCTGGGCGGGTTTTCCGGCGGCATCTTTCCCCTGGTGCGGTCCGGGGTGATGGGCGGTCATGTCTGTTCCGTCCATTGGTGCTATGACGCTGCCTTCAAGGCGGAATTTGCGGATATCGCCGTCAGCCAATCGGTCATCATCCGTGACAGGCGGCGGCATACGGCCAGCGGGGCAGGGGCGGTGTTCGACCTGATGCTGCGGATGATCGAAGAAAAGCTGGGCCGCGACACGATGACCGAGGTGGCTTGCTGGTTCCAGCATCCCTTCGTGCGCGCCGATGATGCGACCCAGAAGGTCCCAGTTCAAAAACGGGGCGGAACAGATGACATGCTGCCCGACATGATCCGGCAGGCGATCCGCGTCTTTGCCGATCATATCGAAGACCCGGTCCAGATTTCCGACGTGGCCGAGGCGCTGGGGATATCCGAGCGCCATCTTGAACGCAGTTTCAAACAAGCGACGGGGCAGTCACCGCTGAAATACTATCGCCTGCTGCGGCTGAAGAAAGCCCGCCAGAAGGTGCTTTATTCCACCCAGACGATCACCGAGATCGCGCTTTCGGTGGGCTATGCCAGTTCCACGCCGATGACCCGCCACTATGCCGAAGCCTTCGGCGTAAACCCGGCGGATGAACGGCGGCGGTTGGTGGGCCTGCGCGGTCTTGCAGGTGCCCTGCCACCTTCGGAATGA